From one Gimesia sp. genomic stretch:
- a CDS encoding MFS transporter: protein MTDQDEPKLTSYGTPTRARFMVLTLLCLVAAVAYISRNAISVPAKLIQEELDITQTQMGWVMSAFFWSYALSQIPSGWVAHVWGTRRSLTAFAVLWSIATALTGMVTGFWMLIGVRLIFGISQAGIFPCCASTISKWLPHARRGLASGLLGSFMSIGSAFGAFSIGLLLAGIHIGGIDIPGVSWRTIMYLCAVPSFMWAVVFYYWFRDRPEDHPAVNPAELHLIRGGESETPVEESKDVPKETHAEPTPWGQILTSFSMWMICGQQFFRAAGNIFYMTWFPVYLQKARDISLASSGILTSLPLLTFVVGNFLGGIVVDLVLQRTGSRRWSRQGVAIVAMLGCGLCTLCAYFVKEMNLAMTLISISMFFAGLGGACGYTVTIDKGGQHVAPIFGMMNMMGNLGAALLPVVVGSMFDAGRYESVLILMAGIYVSAALCWMLLNPNGTVFKEKREAAQT, encoded by the coding sequence GTGACTGATCAGGACGAGCCGAAACTGACTTCGTATGGAACACCGACGCGTGCCCGCTTTATGGTACTGACACTGTTGTGTCTGGTGGCAGCGGTGGCTTACATCAGCCGGAATGCGATTTCGGTGCCCGCCAAACTGATCCAGGAAGAGCTTGATATCACTCAGACGCAGATGGGCTGGGTGATGAGCGCCTTTTTCTGGAGCTACGCCCTGTCACAGATTCCGAGTGGCTGGGTTGCCCATGTGTGGGGTACGCGACGATCGCTGACCGCGTTTGCCGTCCTGTGGTCAATCGCGACGGCGCTGACCGGGATGGTAACCGGGTTCTGGATGCTGATTGGCGTGCGGTTGATCTTTGGTATTTCGCAGGCGGGAATCTTCCCCTGTTGTGCGAGTACGATTTCGAAGTGGTTACCCCATGCCCGACGCGGTCTGGCCAGTGGTCTGCTGGGCAGTTTCATGTCGATTGGCAGTGCTTTTGGAGCGTTCAGCATCGGTTTACTGCTGGCGGGAATTCATATTGGGGGTATTGATATACCTGGGGTTTCCTGGCGGACGATCATGTATCTCTGCGCGGTGCCGAGTTTTATGTGGGCGGTCGTGTTTTATTACTGGTTCCGTGATCGTCCTGAAGATCATCCAGCGGTGAATCCGGCCGAGTTGCATCTCATTCGCGGGGGCGAGTCGGAGACGCCTGTAGAAGAGAGCAAAGATGTTCCAAAAGAAACACACGCCGAGCCGACACCGTGGGGGCAGATCCTGACCAGCTTTTCGATGTGGATGATCTGTGGTCAGCAGTTTTTCCGGGCGGCGGGGAATATTTTCTATATGACGTGGTTTCCCGTGTATCTGCAGAAGGCGCGGGATATCAGCCTGGCCTCTTCCGGCATCCTGACCAGTCTTCCGCTGCTGACGTTCGTGGTGGGGAACTTTCTGGGGGGAATCGTGGTGGATCTGGTACTGCAACGAACCGGGAGCCGTCGCTGGAGTCGACAGGGAGTTGCGATTGTCGCCATGCTGGGCTGCGGGCTGTGTACGCTGTGTGCCTATTTTGTGAAAGAGATGAATCTGGCGATGACGTTGATTTCGATCAGCATGTTCTTCGCGGGTCTGGGAGGGGCTTGTGGTTACACAGTGACGATCGATAAAGGGGGCCAGCATGTGGCGCCGATCTTCGGGATGATGAATATGATGGGCAACCTGGGAGCCGCCCTACTCCCGGTTGTGGTGGGGTCGATGTTCGATGCGGGTCGGTATGAATCAGTGCTGATTCTGATGGCGGGCATTTATGTGAGTGCCGCGTTGTGCTGGATGCTGCTCAATCCGAACGGAACCGTTTTCAAGGAAAAACGGGAAGCAGCCCAGACGTAA
- a CDS encoding alkaline ceramidase encodes MSERALAAKTEAFFRGRIGVATVDITPPVGIYARNWGAAKHDVADWIHRKLTLNALVLCETDSQQPAVFLDGDLGWWRSLPTFRRFQSRLLEALKLDESSLIFGVTHTHASPPLTDPDPDLPASDMLAEFLEQVYEASVKVTLQAMKNATEAVVEWKTGRCELAGMRDLPDPDGERLICGWNPDEPADDTLVVGRISDLEGALQAVIVNYACHPTTLAWENTAISPDYPGAMRETIQKTLGVPALFMQGASGELAPRYQYVGDPTVADRHGRQLAYAALATLENMDPPGTRLAYKGVMESGAPLAVWKHALVTPVSLLKRKKVTVEMQIKDWPTADELEQQRQACTDRALEERLRRRRNIRRGIGDGDTLELPIWVWRMGDTILVGSPTEAYSILQRTLRERFPERTIVCLNLINGTTGYLTPEELYDLDLYQVWQTPFARGGLEKLIAGMTEAIEEIIQD; translated from the coding sequence ATGAGTGAACGAGCTTTAGCAGCGAAAACAGAGGCATTCTTTCGGGGACGGATCGGAGTGGCGACGGTGGACATCACCCCGCCGGTGGGGATCTATGCCCGTAACTGGGGAGCCGCGAAACACGACGTGGCGGACTGGATCCATCGTAAACTGACATTGAACGCACTGGTGCTTTGCGAAACCGATTCCCAGCAGCCGGCCGTGTTTCTGGACGGCGACCTGGGATGGTGGCGTTCGCTGCCGACGTTTCGCCGGTTTCAGTCAAGGTTGCTGGAGGCGCTCAAACTGGATGAGTCGTCGCTGATCTTCGGAGTCACGCACACGCATGCGTCGCCTCCGCTGACGGACCCTGATCCAGATCTGCCGGCGAGCGACATGCTGGCGGAGTTCCTGGAGCAGGTCTACGAAGCGTCGGTCAAGGTCACACTGCAGGCGATGAAAAACGCGACCGAGGCAGTGGTGGAATGGAAGACCGGGCGTTGCGAACTGGCGGGGATGCGAGATCTGCCCGACCCGGATGGGGAGCGATTGATCTGCGGCTGGAATCCGGACGAGCCCGCTGACGATACGCTGGTGGTCGGACGAATCAGCGATCTGGAGGGGGCGTTGCAGGCGGTGATCGTGAATTACGCCTGTCATCCGACGACGCTGGCGTGGGAGAATACGGCGATCTCGCCCGACTATCCGGGAGCGATGCGCGAGACGATTCAGAAGACTTTGGGGGTCCCTGCCCTGTTCATGCAGGGGGCATCGGGAGAGCTCGCGCCGCGGTATCAGTACGTGGGCGATCCTACGGTGGCAGATCGTCACGGGAGACAACTCGCGTATGCGGCGCTGGCAACGCTGGAGAACATGGATCCTCCGGGCACGCGTCTGGCTTACAAGGGAGTGATGGAATCAGGCGCACCGCTGGCGGTTTGGAAGCACGCCCTGGTGACGCCGGTGAGTCTGTTGAAACGGAAGAAAGTCACCGTGGAGATGCAGATCAAAGACTGGCCGACCGCGGACGAACTGGAGCAGCAGCGACAGGCGTGTACGGATCGGGCGCTGGAGGAACGACTGCGACGCAGGCGGAATATTCGTCGCGGGATCGGAGACGGCGATACTTTAGAGCTGCCGATCTGGGTCTGGCGAATGGGGGATACGATATTGGTAGGAAGCCCGACCGAAGCGTATTCGATTCTGCAACGAACGTTGCGAGAGCGGTTTCCCGAGCGGACGATTGTCTGTCTGAACCTGATCAACGGAACGACCGGTTACCTGACGCCGGAGGAACTGTATGACCTGGATCTGTACCAGGTGTGGCAGACGCCGTTTGCCCGGGGCGGGTTGGAAAAGTTGATCGCGGGGATGACCGAGGCGATTGAAGAGATCATCCAGGACTGA
- a CDS encoding dihydrodipicolinate synthase family protein → MAGMIRGVLPVLHTPLLEDETIDRDALAREIDWCYEVGADGVCGAMVSEVLRLTYEERGELTRLMAELSKGRGVVVSSVGAESTRQALVYARQAEEAGCDAVMAIPPVTTAIPEAALWDYFATIARECALPLIVQDASSYVGNAISIDFYRRLLDEFGAEKIRFKPEASPIGPNLSALRDATEGQALIYDGSGGILLVDAYRRGITGTMPGVDLLDGIVALWNALRAGDDRATYRISFPISALVALQLQAGLDGFLAIEKYLLVKRGIFTSAQRCTPHAWDLDEETQAEVDRLFDLLMQALADE, encoded by the coding sequence ATGGCCGGAATGATTCGAGGAGTGCTGCCGGTACTGCATACGCCGCTCCTGGAGGATGAGACGATCGATCGGGACGCTTTGGCGCGGGAGATCGACTGGTGTTATGAAGTGGGAGCAGACGGTGTCTGTGGGGCGATGGTTTCGGAGGTACTGAGACTGACCTACGAGGAACGCGGGGAACTCACGCGGCTGATGGCAGAATTGTCAAAAGGCCGCGGCGTGGTCGTCTCCAGCGTGGGAGCGGAGAGCACGCGTCAGGCACTGGTCTATGCACGACAGGCTGAAGAGGCGGGCTGCGATGCGGTGATGGCGATCCCCCCGGTGACGACGGCGATTCCTGAAGCGGCGCTGTGGGATTATTTCGCGACGATCGCACGCGAGTGTGCCCTGCCCCTGATTGTACAGGATGCGTCTTCTTACGTTGGGAACGCGATATCCATCGATTTTTATCGTCGACTGCTGGATGAGTTCGGAGCGGAAAAAATCCGGTTCAAGCCGGAAGCGTCTCCCATCGGTCCGAACCTGTCGGCACTCCGCGATGCGACGGAGGGACAGGCACTGATCTATGACGGTTCGGGTGGGATTCTGCTGGTGGACGCGTATCGGCGGGGAATCACAGGGACGATGCCGGGCGTGGACCTGCTGGATGGAATCGTGGCACTGTGGAATGCGCTGCGGGCCGGTGACGACCGGGCGACGTATCGGATTTCGTTTCCGATCAGTGCGCTGGTGGCGCTGCAGTTACAGGCGGGGCTCGATGGATTTCTGGCGATTGAGAAATACCTGCTGGTGAAGCGGGGAATCTTTACTTCGGCGCAGCGCTGCACGCCGCATGCGTGGGATCTGGATGAAGAAACACAAGCGGAAGTGGATCGACTGTTTGATCTATTGATGCAGGCGTTAGCAGACGAGTAA
- a CDS encoding enolase C-terminal domain-like protein: MKIERIETLVCHARMRNWVFVKVITDQPGLFGWGEATLEWHTRGIVGTIEDLSQLLIGEDPRRVEYLWQMMWRQHFWHGSGVTRSTAIAGIDLALWDILGKIHGVPCHQLWGGPVRDYIRLYCHLGGGNMESFYQTSTDNAAQFAELAQQAVADGFTAFKSMAVPPTMPIEGLKPVKAADDCVAAMREAVGDEIDIMVDCHARPSPAMGLQFAQALDPYGLYFFEEPCWPESIESLARINAAVTTPIATGERLTHLAAFRDLFEKRGCEICQLDLTHCGGFTEARRIAALADAHRIALAPHNPQGPVSTAASLEFGFSQPSYIICESVHEDVPWRHDVVEEGFEIDPATRTVKPNTKPGLGISINEDEVKKHPFEQETVQRVFYQDGAIGDW, encoded by the coding sequence ATGAAAATCGAACGCATCGAGACACTGGTGTGTCACGCCCGGATGAGAAACTGGGTGTTTGTGAAAGTGATCACCGATCAGCCTGGACTGTTCGGCTGGGGTGAAGCGACACTGGAGTGGCACACGCGGGGGATCGTGGGGACGATCGAGGATCTGTCCCAGCTGTTGATCGGCGAAGACCCCCGGCGGGTGGAATATCTGTGGCAGATGATGTGGCGCCAGCACTTCTGGCACGGAAGTGGTGTCACGCGGTCGACGGCGATTGCCGGTATCGATCTGGCGCTGTGGGACATCCTGGGGAAGATTCACGGCGTGCCCTGTCATCAGTTGTGGGGCGGCCCGGTGCGGGATTACATCCGGCTATACTGTCATCTGGGTGGCGGCAATATGGAGTCGTTCTACCAGACGTCGACCGACAATGCGGCTCAGTTCGCAGAGCTGGCGCAACAGGCCGTGGCGGACGGGTTCACAGCGTTCAAGTCGATGGCGGTGCCTCCCACGATGCCGATTGAAGGTTTGAAGCCTGTCAAAGCGGCTGATGACTGCGTCGCAGCGATGCGGGAAGCGGTGGGAGACGAGATCGACATCATGGTGGACTGTCATGCCCGCCCTTCACCGGCGATGGGGCTGCAGTTCGCGCAGGCACTGGATCCGTATGGACTGTATTTCTTCGAAGAGCCGTGCTGGCCGGAATCGATCGAGAGCCTGGCGCGGATCAACGCGGCGGTGACGACGCCGATCGCGACGGGAGAGCGTCTGACGCATCTGGCCGCGTTTCGGGATCTGTTTGAAAAACGGGGCTGCGAGATCTGTCAGCTGGACCTGACTCATTGTGGTGGGTTCACGGAAGCACGGCGGATCGCAGCGCTGGCAGACGCGCACCGAATTGCGTTGGCGCCACATAATCCACAGGGGCCGGTGAGTACGGCGGCGTCGCTGGAGTTTGGATTTTCGCAGCCGAGCTACATCATCTGTGAGTCGGTACACGAGGATGTGCCCTGGCGTCATGATGTGGTCGAGGAAGGTTTCGAAATCGATCCTGCGACGCGAACAGTGAAGCCGAACACGAAGCCGGGCCTGGGGATTTCGATCAACGAGGACGAGGTCAAGAAGCATCCGTTCGAACAGGAGACGGTGCAACGGGTCTTCTACCAGGACGGGGCCATCGGCGACTGGTAA
- a CDS encoding tetratricopeptide repeat protein: MAETEEEQPDQLLQGSPALQGERVVFTGTLASMTHHKAWEFVEQHGGQAAQHVSRQTTLLVVGEEGWPLEADGSPSVNLSQAQELIQEGTPIRIIKESDWLALIELRDPGVNMDQLYTPAMLTQMLNIPVGTIRRWERQGLIKPVRKIFRLPYFSFQEVASVRRLSQLLESGVHPRELEESLQHLGKVFNEIDAPLSQLTLLSQDAQLLLKDERGLIDPKQGQRVFDFGTEETEVPELAGEEEFEGTIEFTEHLKTPEVKDRSAEEWFQEGCQYLDAGEAKPAIEAFRLSLLGQPDVPETHLHLAEALYLKGNTEGALERYYAAVEWDHDYIEAWTQLGCLHNELGDPEAALQAFEIALQVHPDYPDAHLHTAEVLHQLNRVEEAVPHWKIYLEFDEMGPWADMARQRLEEFEDDDEDLTFP, translated from the coding sequence ATGGCTGAGACAGAAGAAGAACAACCTGATCAACTGCTGCAGGGCTCGCCGGCGCTACAGGGAGAGCGCGTGGTTTTTACCGGGACGCTCGCCTCCATGACACACCATAAGGCGTGGGAGTTCGTCGAGCAGCACGGCGGTCAGGCGGCCCAGCATGTGAGTCGTCAGACGACGCTGCTGGTGGTGGGTGAAGAAGGCTGGCCGCTGGAAGCCGACGGTTCGCCTTCCGTCAATCTGAGTCAGGCCCAGGAACTGATTCAGGAAGGGACGCCGATTCGGATCATCAAGGAATCGGACTGGCTGGCCCTGATTGAACTCCGCGATCCCGGCGTGAATATGGATCAGCTTTATACGCCCGCGATGCTGACGCAGATGCTGAATATCCCGGTGGGGACCATCCGCAGATGGGAACGCCAGGGACTGATCAAGCCGGTGCGGAAGATTTTCCGACTCCCCTACTTTTCCTTCCAGGAAGTCGCGAGTGTGCGGAGACTGTCTCAACTGCTGGAATCGGGCGTGCATCCGCGGGAACTGGAAGAAAGCCTGCAACACCTGGGGAAGGTCTTCAATGAGATAGATGCCCCGCTCTCGCAGCTGACGCTGCTGTCACAGGACGCACAGCTGCTGCTGAAAGATGAGCGGGGTCTGATCGATCCGAAACAGGGACAGCGGGTGTTCGACTTTGGTACGGAAGAGACCGAAGTTCCCGAACTGGCGGGCGAAGAGGAGTTCGAGGGGACGATTGAGTTCACCGAGCACCTGAAGACGCCCGAGGTGAAAGACCGGAGCGCAGAAGAATGGTTCCAGGAGGGCTGCCAGTACCTGGACGCGGGGGAAGCGAAGCCTGCGATCGAGGCGTTCCGACTGTCACTGCTGGGGCAACCCGATGTGCCGGAAACGCATCTGCATCTGGCCGAGGCGCTGTATCTGAAGGGAAATACGGAGGGCGCGCTCGAGCGATATTACGCGGCGGTGGAATGGGATCACGATTACATCGAAGCGTGGACGCAGCTGGGGTGTCTGCATAACGAGCTGGGCGATCCGGAAGCGGCGCTGCAGGCGTTTGAGATCGCGCTGCAGGTTCACCCCGATTATCCGGATGCGCATCTGCATACCGCGGAAGTTTTGCACCAGTTGAACCGCGTGGAAGAAGCGGTGCCCCACTGGAAGATTTATCTCGAATTCGACGAAATGGGCCCCTGGGCGGATATGGCACGGCAGCGGCTGGAGGAATTCGAAGACGACGATGAGGATCTGACGTTCCCCTGA
- the hisD gene encoding histidinol dehydrogenase: MTQHSDLDITTIDCTRDDATALFSELREKLSPRGNVVSEAGRQRTIELFGEPLSPQEVVERICNDVRDKGLDALLDYSEKLDRKQLTPETMRVSAEELQEAHAKADPEYLATLRRIRDNIIEFQSALLPDDVKVLREAGESRVELRQRYLPLKRVGVCIPGGAAAYPSTLLMTAVPAQTAGVKEIVVVVPPTDFGGYNTDILAACQELGITEIYRVGGAQAVAALAYGVEGIERVDKIVGPGNLFVALAKRHVFGEVDIDSIAGPSEVIVLADETANPEFVASDLISQAEHSPGSGVLITWHAPLIEAVRTALINQLGELPRGDLARQSLLDYGALILARDEDEAARYTDLLAPEHLHISTADPDQQLAKIQNAGAIFMGHYTPVATGDYYAGPSHVLPTGGTARFANGLCSIDFLKRSSVIYYNQEGLQGDAPGITLLAEKEGLTAHAASVTIRLKD, from the coding sequence ATGACACAGCACAGCGATCTTGATATCACGACCATCGACTGCACCCGCGACGATGCCACCGCGCTCTTCAGCGAACTCCGTGAGAAGCTGAGCCCCCGCGGCAATGTCGTCTCCGAAGCCGGTCGTCAGCGGACCATCGAACTGTTCGGCGAACCTCTCTCTCCGCAGGAGGTCGTCGAACGGATCTGTAACGATGTCCGCGACAAAGGCCTTGACGCACTCCTCGATTACTCGGAAAAGCTCGATCGCAAGCAGCTCACCCCCGAGACCATGCGTGTCTCGGCTGAGGAACTCCAGGAAGCCCACGCCAAGGCCGACCCCGAGTATCTCGCCACGCTGCGTCGTATTCGTGATAACATCATCGAGTTCCAGTCGGCTCTGCTGCCGGACGACGTCAAAGTCCTCCGCGAAGCAGGAGAGTCCCGCGTCGAACTCCGTCAGCGGTACCTCCCCCTCAAACGGGTCGGTGTCTGCATTCCCGGCGGCGCAGCCGCGTATCCTTCGACCCTGCTGATGACCGCGGTCCCCGCACAGACCGCAGGCGTAAAAGAGATCGTTGTCGTCGTGCCTCCCACCGATTTCGGAGGCTACAACACCGACATCCTCGCCGCCTGTCAGGAACTCGGCATCACCGAAATCTACCGTGTCGGCGGCGCCCAGGCGGTAGCCGCCCTCGCGTACGGCGTCGAAGGCATTGAACGCGTCGACAAAATCGTCGGCCCCGGCAACCTGTTCGTGGCCCTCGCCAAGCGTCACGTCTTTGGTGAAGTCGATATCGACAGCATCGCCGGCCCCAGTGAAGTCATCGTCCTCGCCGACGAAACCGCCAACCCCGAGTTTGTCGCCAGCGATCTCATCTCGCAGGCCGAGCACAGCCCCGGGTCCGGCGTCCTCATCACCTGGCACGCACCGCTGATCGAAGCCGTCCGCACCGCGCTGATCAACCAGCTGGGCGAACTCCCCCGCGGCGACCTCGCCCGCCAGAGTCTGCTCGACTACGGCGCGCTGATTCTCGCCCGTGATGAAGACGAAGCCGCCCGCTATACCGACCTGCTGGCCCCCGAGCACCTGCACATCTCGACCGCAGACCCCGATCAGCAGCTCGCCAAAATCCAGAACGCCGGCGCCATCTTCATGGGACATTATACTCCCGTCGCGACCGGCGACTACTACGCCGGCCCGTCGCACGTGCTTCCCACCGGAGGCACCGCCCGCTTCGCCAACGGCCTCTGTTCGATCGACTTCCTCAAACGCTCCTCGGTGATCTACTACAACCAGGAGGGTCTGCAAGGCGACGCCCCCGGCATCACGCTGCTCGCCGAAAAGGAAGGCCTCACCGCCCACGCCGCCAGCGTCACGATCCGCCTCAAGGACTGA
- the glyA gene encoding serine hydroxymethyltransferase: protein MSVLESNDPEIWNLIQAEAKRQKDGLELIASENYTSASIMEAAGSILTNKYAEGLPGRRYYGGCENVDVIENIARDRACSLFGAEYANVQPHSGSQANMSVYFTVLKPGDTFLAMDLAHGGHLTHGMKLNFSGNLYNPVPYGVREDNHQIDYDQVAKLAREHKPKMIIAGASAYPREIDHPKFAEIAAEVGAVLMVDMAHYSGLVAGGVHNNPVEVADFVTSTTHKTLRGPRSGFVLMKKKYAKDLNREVFPGIQGGPLEHVIAGKAVCFKEAATDDFKAYARQIVANAKTLADALMAGGIKLASGGTDNHLMLCDVTAIGLAGKIAEEALDKAGITVNKNMIPYDQRKPLDPSGIRIGTAALTTRGMKEDEMKKVGAWILKVLGAPEDEATISAVKGEIEEFAQNFPVPGIA from the coding sequence ATGTCCGTGCTCGAGTCGAATGACCCCGAAATCTGGAACCTGATTCAGGCTGAAGCCAAACGTCAGAAAGACGGTCTGGAACTCATCGCCTCTGAAAATTACACCAGTGCTTCGATCATGGAAGCAGCCGGCTCGATCCTGACGAACAAATACGCCGAAGGCCTCCCCGGACGCCGTTACTACGGCGGTTGTGAAAACGTCGACGTCATCGAAAACATCGCCCGCGATCGGGCCTGCAGCCTCTTCGGAGCCGAATACGCCAACGTCCAGCCGCACTCCGGTTCCCAGGCCAACATGTCCGTCTACTTCACTGTCCTCAAACCAGGCGACACCTTCCTGGCGATGGACCTCGCACACGGCGGTCACCTCACCCACGGCATGAAACTCAACTTCTCGGGCAATCTTTATAACCCCGTCCCTTACGGCGTACGGGAAGACAATCACCAGATCGACTACGATCAGGTCGCCAAACTGGCCCGCGAACACAAACCTAAAATGATCATCGCTGGTGCCTCCGCGTACCCCCGTGAAATCGATCACCCCAAGTTCGCGGAAATCGCCGCTGAAGTTGGAGCCGTCCTGATGGTCGACATGGCTCACTATTCCGGCCTCGTTGCTGGTGGCGTGCACAACAACCCCGTTGAAGTCGCCGACTTCGTCACCTCCACCACCCACAAAACACTCCGTGGTCCCCGGTCCGGCTTCGTCCTCATGAAGAAGAAGTACGCCAAAGACCTCAACCGCGAAGTCTTCCCGGGCATCCAAGGGGGACCGCTGGAACACGTCATCGCCGGTAAAGCCGTCTGCTTCAAAGAAGCCGCTACCGACGACTTCAAAGCCTACGCCCGGCAGATCGTCGCCAACGCGAAGACCCTCGCCGATGCCCTGATGGCTGGCGGCATCAAGCTCGCGTCCGGCGGAACCGACAACCACCTGATGCTCTGCGACGTCACCGCCATCGGCCTCGCCGGTAAAATCGCCGAAGAAGCCCTCGACAAGGCCGGCATCACCGTCAACAAAAACATGATCCCCTACGATCAGCGCAAGCCCCTCGATCCCAGCGGGATTCGCATCGGGACCGCCGCACTCACCACGCGCGGCATGAAAGAAGACGAGATGAAGAAGGTCGGTGCCTGGATTCTCAAAGTCCTCGGCGCCCCCGAAGACGAAGCGACCATCAGTGCCGTCAAAGGGGAAATCGAGGAATTCGCTCAGAACTTCCCCGTGCCCGGCATCGCGTAA
- a CDS encoding type I restriction endonuclease produces MDLIDRMKEIAARIPKQLEYTQTEEATKNAFVMPFISALGYDVFNPLEVIPEFTSDVGIKKGEKVDYAIKKDEQIIILVECKWSGADLDKVHASQLFRYFSVTSARFAILTNGIEYQFYSDIDEPNKMDSKPFFVFNMLHFEDHQINELKKFTKSAFSLDDILTTASTLKYAGAIKKILEEELKAPSEEFVRFFASQVYDGRLTQQVIEQFTKIVKDARSQFINERINERLKTALSANSGEGGGEDLFDDEENGDDASARDGIETTQEELDGFNVVKAILREVVDVARVTMRDTKSYCGILLDDNNRKPICRLRFNHSQKYLGLFTNKNEDKVEIDCVDDIFKHSERLKAVIGEYEGGKAEVEEGKSTGGIVDNG; encoded by the coding sequence ATGGATCTGATCGATCGGATGAAAGAAATTGCTGCCCGGATTCCCAAACAACTGGAATACACCCAGACCGAGGAGGCGACGAAGAACGCGTTCGTCATGCCCTTCATCAGTGCGTTGGGATACGACGTGTTCAACCCGCTGGAGGTGATCCCGGAGTTTACGTCAGACGTGGGCATCAAAAAGGGGGAGAAAGTCGATTACGCGATCAAGAAGGATGAGCAGATCATTATCCTGGTCGAATGCAAATGGTCGGGGGCCGACCTGGACAAGGTGCACGCTTCACAGCTCTTCCGGTATTTCTCGGTGACGTCGGCCCGGTTTGCGATTCTGACCAACGGCATCGAATACCAGTTTTACTCGGACATCGACGAGCCGAACAAAATGGATTCGAAGCCCTTCTTCGTCTTCAACATGCTGCACTTCGAAGATCACCAGATCAACGAACTCAAAAAGTTCACGAAGTCGGCGTTTTCGCTGGACGACATTCTGACGACGGCCAGTACGCTCAAGTACGCGGGGGCGATTAAGAAGATTCTGGAGGAAGAACTCAAGGCACCGTCCGAAGAGTTCGTACGGTTCTTCGCCTCACAGGTGTATGACGGCCGGTTGACGCAGCAGGTGATTGAGCAGTTCACGAAGATCGTGAAAGACGCGCGCTCGCAGTTCATTAACGAACGGATCAACGAGCGACTGAAGACAGCCCTGTCTGCGAACTCGGGAGAAGGCGGTGGTGAGGATCTGTTCGACGACGAAGAGAACGGCGACGACGCCTCAGCCCGCGACGGCATCGAAACCACGCAGGAAGAACTGGACGGCTTCAACGTCGTTAAGGCGATCCTGCGGGAAGTGGTCGACGTGGCCCGAGTGACGATGCGCGACACGAAAAGTTATTGCGGCATCCTGCTGGACGACAACAACCGCAAGCCGATCTGCCGCCTGCGGTTCAACCACTCACAGAAATACCTGGGCCTGTTCACAAACAAGAACGAAGACAAAGTCGAGATTGATTGCGTGGATGATATCTTCAAACACTCAGAACGGCTGAAGGCTGTGATTGGGGAGTATGAGGGTGGGAAGGCTGAGGTTGAGGAAGGGAAGTCTACTGGAGGGATTGTGGATAACGGTTGA
- a CDS encoding PIG-L family deacetylase: MANQAESLRILAIHAHPDDIEIQCAGTLARLKNLGCHITMATMTAGDCGSAEMGPVEIANVRRAEAQKAADMLGADYMCLEFRDLAIIVDNESRRRVTEAVRKARPDIVLTAPPVDYMSDHEMTSRLVRDACFGASAPNYTTHEIQPAPPTEKIPHLYYVDPIEGCDYFGNPIEPQFIIDISETFDLKIKMLACHESQRAWLRKQHGLDEYLDGTERWSASRGEQIGVKYGEAFVQHCGHPYPHSNLLKELLESK, from the coding sequence ATGGCAAATCAGGCAGAATCTCTGCGAATTCTTGCGATTCACGCCCATCCAGACGATATCGAAATCCAGTGCGCGGGTACTTTGGCCCGGCTGAAAAACCTGGGATGTCATATTACCATGGCCACCATGACCGCCGGCGATTGTGGCAGTGCGGAAATGGGACCGGTTGAAATTGCCAACGTCCGTCGCGCCGAAGCGCAGAAAGCAGCCGATATGCTGGGGGCAGACTACATGTGCCTCGAATTTCGGGACCTCGCGATCATCGTCGACAACGAATCCCGTCGGCGGGTTACCGAAGCAGTGCGCAAAGCTCGGCCGGACATCGTCTTAACGGCTCCACCAGTCGACTACATGAGCGATCACGAAATGACCAGTCGTCTCGTGCGAGATGCCTGTTTTGGTGCGTCAGCGCCCAACTACACTACTCACGAAATTCAGCCTGCTCCGCCCACAGAAAAAATTCCGCACCTGTATTACGTTGATCCGATCGAAGGTTGCGATTATTTTGGAAACCCGATCGAACCACAGTTTATCATCGATATTTCCGAAACCTTTGATCTGAAGATTAAAATGCTGGCCTGTCACGAAAGCCAGCGGGCCTGGTTAAGAAAACAGCACGGCCTGGACGAATACCTTGATGGTACCGAACGCTGGTCCGCTTCCCGTGGCGAACAGATCGGTGTAAAATACGGCGAAGCCTTCGTACAACACTGCGGCCATCCATACCCTCACAGCAACCTGCTCAAGGAACTGCTGGAGAGTAAATAA